TGGCAATGAGTAACATAAGAAGAGATATCCGTTATGGAAATATTGTACAATCTGATTACATCAAAACCTGTGCCAAAATGCCGGAAAGAGATGACTTTGATTTTTTAGGAAAGAAAATCTTCCAACATGATAACGTGGCGCAAAAATCCTCATTTCAGCTTAGGAGAGGTGTTGCGCTTGTCCTCAGTTTCACCAGGTTTAGAACCTTCCTTTTAGGAATATTTCATCTTAAAAATATGTAATGTTCATTTCATTCCATTGACGACAAACATGAGAATCGAGGTGGGATATGGAAGTATGTTGGTCTGATGGGCTGTCACAAACGTGTCGTCATATTTTTCAAAAGGAGTCATAAGTTCATGAGGGCGTTATTAGTATTCCTTTGCTTCTTGGGATGTTCGGGAACAGGATGGGCCAAAGATATTGCATTGGTGACCCTGGGGGTGAGAGGTGGCATGAACTTTAAAGATGCCGGTTTGCAGCCTGGCGAAAAAGAAGATTTTGAACAATTCGACGTCTTTGGCATCCTGGGACTTCCCTGGAGGTGGGAGGCTGCGTCCGGGTGGGAGGTGCGTTCGCAAGTCTGGGGTTCTGCGGGTGCGTTAAGGGGAGCCGGGGATCTCGGTTTTATCACCACGCTCACACCGGGTTTAGCTTTAAAAATTCCAAGTTGGTGGTTGATCATTGATGGCGGAGTCGGAGGAGCGCTCATCAGCAAATGGAAGTTTGGCCGCCAAGATATCGGTGGTCCGTTTCAATTCATTGCACACGTTGGTGTGGGTGTTCAGCTCCCCAAAAATCTGGTTGTGGGCTGGCGATTTCATCATATGTCTGATGCGACGATTTATGGAGACAGTCGTGGTGTAGACTTACACATGCTTGAACTGAGTTACGCTTTCTGAAGCAGTTCATGGTCTTTGCATATGGCTCTTTTCGCAAGCATTGGTGAAGAGAACGACGTCTGGTCCCTTTCCCCATTCATGACGTCCTCCCTGTCCTGACGTTTTCTAGAGATGGAAGAAGAGTGGTCGGAAAGGCACTGCCTTCTTGGGACCGAAACAGCCTTCAACCTGACCGACTTTCGAGGAAGCCACATCCTCCTCGATGCTTGAAAAATTGACTTCCCCGGCTGCTAACCTCCATAGACATTAATCAAATGGTTGTCAATCAGGTGATTTAATAGATCTGTGCGGGAAATCATACCCAGCAGCTTGCCATCACGTACGACGGGAATCCGGATAATCTGATGCTTGATCATGTGTTGGACGATTTCCTCCGCTGTTGCGGTTTCTTCAACCGTCACCGGGTTCATGGTCATGACGTCTTCGGCCGTTAGCCCGTGCAAATCCTTTCCAGCGACCAGGGCTTTCAATACATCAAATTCGGTGACCATTCCTACCAGATGATTGCCGGGTTCAATGACAGGTACTCCGCTAAACGTGCCGGAATGGATGAGGATCGAGAGGTCACGAGCACTATACTGACGAGTGACCGCGACCATACGTGTTTGCATAAGATCACGGGCCTTAATGTGAAGATTCGGTGTAGCCATGAAACCTCCTAAAAGATGAATGAAAATTCCCTATGGGACGATCCTGGATAGGATCATGTGGACGTGTATATTAAACTCGCACAGTAGTTCTAGGAAAACATAGGCCCTACGATTTCAGGATTCTTCTCGTTATTCTCGATGTCACCATCTTTT
Above is a window of Candidatus Nitrospira neomarina DNA encoding:
- a CDS encoding acyloxyacyl hydrolase; this encodes MRALLVFLCFLGCSGTGWAKDIALVTLGVRGGMNFKDAGLQPGEKEDFEQFDVFGILGLPWRWEAASGWEVRSQVWGSAGALRGAGDLGFITTLTPGLALKIPSWWLIIDGGVGGALISKWKFGRQDIGGPFQFIAHVGVGVQLPKNLVVGWRFHHMSDATIYGDSRGVDLHMLELSYAF
- a CDS encoding CBS domain-containing protein, with product MATPNLHIKARDLMQTRMVAVTRQYSARDLSILIHSGTFSGVPVIEPGNHLVGMVTEFDVLKALVAGKDLHGLTAEDVMTMNPVTVEETATAEEIVQHMIKHQIIRIPVVRDGKLLGMISRTDLLNHLIDNHLINVYGG